The segment ATTTAATTGGTGGCTTATTTATTCTAAGTCAGCCTTTTGTTGGCTTAGTCACTATTACCGTATTAATGATTGCTACAATGATTTTCAACGGTGTTACTCGTATGCTGTTTGGCTTTAATAGTCGTAAACACCTTGCAGGTTGGCGCTGGATTGTAATTAGCGGTTTGGTTTCGACCGCTATTGGTGTCTATTTCTTTACTCTGATGAATAATCCAGAATTCTCTATGTCATTACTGGGTATTTTTGTTGGTGTATCGCTACTATTTGAAGGTTTCAGCTTCATTTTCATTGGTACCCAAATGAAAAAAGTGATTCAAAATAAATAACATAAAAATAGAACCTAGATAAAAAGCCTCAATATTTTTGATATTGAGGCTTTTTTAAATTCAGTTACCGTAAAGTATTTGCAATATTTGTATACAACTAAGCGTTTGCTTTTTAGTTGTAATTTCAGTACTAATAACGCCGCAGATTACTTTAATTAAGATATAGCAATGCCGTGTATTCAACGATTATACGTTTTCTCATTATTGCTTAGTTGCGCTTTCTTTCATCACTGTGCATCTGCAACAGCAAGTGCCATAAATACAAACCAATACCTTATACAAACGGCACCAATAACGTCTGTTGACCCTACTTTTATATCTTCAACACAGCGCCATCGTGTTTTACTTTCATTACCTAAACTGGTGATCTCTTCGTTGTCTCATCAACGTGATCATTTGCTTGCTTTGTTACAACAAAAGAGTAATGTTTTACTATCTTACATATTGATACCTATAGAAAAATTTTGTTTAAAACGGAAAAAACTTTTACCTCTAGCCAATTTTCAATTTCGTTTTACACATAGTCGGGAGCCGCTGTTTCACTAACATCAACCGACTTTTTATTTTCTACTTTTATTACAAGGACACATAGATGCTTGATTCATTTGTATCTATTTTTTCTGCGCTCTGGCATCAAGATTTTGTGGCATTACAAAACCCAGAAAGCATGGTGATGATTTATGTTTGTGTAACATTTGTCATTTGGTTAGAAAGTGCATTTTTACCGGCAGCCCCCCTACCTTGTGATAGCATCGTGATACTTGCAGGTACATTAGGTGCGATGGGGATCATCGATTTTAAATTGATTGTCTTCTTACTAATAGTGGCATCTGCCATCGGTAGTTGGCTGGCTTATTTGCAAGGTCGCTGGCTGGATCATTTGCCAAAAGTAAAAGGCTGGGTGAATATGGTGCCACCTCATCGAATGAAGACGGTGGATAATTTACTTATTCGTCATGGTATTGTTGCATTGTTTACCGCACGATTTATTCCTGTTGTCCGCCCTTTATTACCTTTAATGATGGGATTTAGGATTAAAAATCAGGCTCACTTTTTCCGTTTTGCTTGGTTAAGTGCCACAGCTTGGGTATTACTATTAACAGGGTTAGGTTATTTATTAACACTTCTTCCAGAAAAAATAGCCAAAGTAGCAACAATGGTATTGATGGTTGCACCATTTGTTACTCTCGCTATTGCTATTGTCAGCTTATCAAGTACTTGGCTTTTAAAACGATTTAAAAAGTCTAAAGCACTACCTTAATAACTGAAAAGTCTGCTTATAGATCACGCTTAATGCGATACGTTAAGCAGACTTGCTTTTAATGCGGCATACCATTTATCTTCTCCTTCTACCTTCTACCTTCTACCTTCTACAACGTTATATATATCATCCTTACACGCTTCAACTTTATTGGATTAATGGAGCCTTTGTTCGACTTATTCACTGAATTTTAACTACAAAAAAACCCGCTCAAAGCGGGTTTTTATTACATCGTAATTGTGTTTAAACTTAGAAGTAGAAACGAGTACCGAATACGATATTAGTTAGGCTGTTCTTAGCTTGCTCGCTTGAGTAAGAATCACCAGAGAAGATCTTATCAGTTGCGATGCTGTAGTTAACTTCAGAAGTGATAGCAACGTTAGGGTTAATAAAGTATTTAACACCAGCAGAGAACTTAGCATTTGCGCCCCAGTTGCTGTCAGAACCTTCGTTGCTTAGAGATAGACCGCCAACTTCAGCAGCAGCACCTACGTAAGGAACCCAGTTAGTAGAGTTCACGAAGTTGTACTCTGTGAATACACCTAGCTGACCGCTAAGTTCGTCATTAGCGTCTTGAGCACGAACAGTCGCAGTACCACCTACTTCCCAGTTATCTTTAACGAAAGTACCGTAAGTACCGTTAATATCAGCGTGCCAACCACTACCTAGTTTAGCGTTACCTTGTACACCGATTTCTTGAGTACCAGCTGGTAGTTGAACGGCTGCTTGTGCTGCTACAGGAGCTAATACAGATAGTGCCACTAGAAGGCTTAGTGCATTCTTTTTCATTGTTTTTCCTAAATGTTTTTACTTTTTAAACAAGTTACCTACTTAAATGAAATCCATTTACAACGTTACGTTATTTAAATAGAGAAGTAACAATCCGTATACGACAACTTGTATCCATAAATCAGTGGCGACAAAATTAGCACGCAGTTTCATGCATGTTAAATGAAACAACTTAATTAATTTTCAAATGAACACCATTCACAATTTATAAGTAAAAAGGTTTAATTTTTCAGTAGATGACAAAAAAAGCGAATAAAAAAACAACAAAACGGTAAATAAAAAAGCATTATGAAAAATAAAATAAAAATAAAATTCACAAAAAACAAAACATTGTGAATATTATTTATTTATCGTCCAAATAATCACCACTAAAACTCAAGTAAGAACATTTTATCAGTATGTTTTTTGTTCTTTATCTTTATCACGTAGGACACTTCATCTATTTTTCATTAACCAACCCGCTAAGTTAAATCGAATACTGACAGCAACTTTTCTCTATTAATAAGATAACAAGATCGCTTAAACACATATCAATAATGACAATACTTCCAGTTATTATGATTCAACAGTCGCAAATACACTTCATTGAAAAGCGAAATGTTAACACTAGAAGAATATGTGTAGCTTAATCTATAGATACAAAAACGGAGCCAATGTGGCTCCGTTTAATAAAGATAGTGCAATAAGCCTATTTAGCACTTAGCACTCTGGCAGGTTGCAAACTACTTGCCCGACGAGCTGGATACCAAGTAGCTACAAGGCTGAGTATAATTGCTGTTATAGATACAATTAACACGTCTTTATAAGCTAACTGAGTTGGTAGGAAATCAATAAAATAAATATCTCCCGATAAGAACCGGTGACCAATTATCTTTTCTATTACTCGAACTATATGAGTTAAGTTAACAGCTAATAAACAACCAAATATTGACCCCATCACGCTACCTAACACACCAGATAATACGCCATGCCAAATAAAGATGGATTTCACTAAGCGATCACTTGCACCCATGGTTCTTAATATCGCGATATCAGAAGCTCGATCTTTCACAGCCATCATCAAAGTTGAAACGATGTTGAAACACGCAACCCCGATAACCAATACCATGACTAAATACATAATCGTACGAACTAACTGAATATCACGGTACATGTAGCCGTATTGTTGTGTCCAACTTTTCAGATAAACATAGACGGGAAGCGTATTACCCACCTCTTTAACAATACGCTGCGCTTCTAGGACTTTGTCTACATTAATTTGAATACCAGAGACACCTTGCCCCATATCCATGTACTTTTGTGCATCAGCCAATGGCACTATCGCCAGTTTATGATCAATTTCTCCCCCAAGCGCTAAAATACCTGACACTTGTAATCGAATTCGATGAGGAGCCCGAAGCTGGGTCATTTCGGGGTCAGCATTAGGGATCATTGCGGTTAACCAATCCCCCACTTTCACGTTAAGACTTTTCGCAACACCTTGACCTAAAATGACTTCTTTTTTACCTGCGGTAAATTTGCTCCACGCATCATTTAAAACATAGCGCGGTAATTCACTTACTTTAAGTTGCTCTTGAGGATTAACACCTCGAACACCGACAGCTTTTAGCTTTGTGCCTTTTTCAAGTAATGCTGTAAATTCAACATAAGGCGCAGCCGCTGTCACATCTGGATGTTTTTCTATTTGTTTAACTAACGGTTGCCAATTATTTAAAGGAGGCTCTACCGCCTGTAATTCACCTTGTGGGATCACAGATAACACACGGCTTTGTAGTTCACGTTCAAAACCATTCATTGCTGACAAGCCAACAATGATCACCGCAACACCGACGGCAATACCTAACATGGATGACATTGAAATAAATGACACCATTCGGTTACGTTTTTTCGAACGATTAAAACGACTACCTATATATAGAGAAAGAGGGCGAAACATTAAGCCTCCACAACGACTTGAGATAACACGCCATCTTGCATATGCATACAACGGTCGAGCTTTGCCGCTAATGCACTATCATGGGTAACGACTAAAAATGCGGTACCTGATTCTGCATTTAATTTACGCATCAAGTCATAAATTTCTAATGCTGTTTTATGATCAAGATTACCCGTAGGTTCATCAGCTAAAACAATAGAAGGATTGTTTACCAAAGCACGCGCAATGGCGACACGTTGGCGTTCACCACCACTCAATTCTGAAGGGCGGTGCTCATAACGATGACTAAGACCCACTAAAGACAGCATATCTTGTGCACATGTCCGCGCTTGACTTACACTTTTACCACCAATTAACAACGGCATAGCGACATTTTCAACGGCAGTGAAGTCTGCAAGTAAGTGGTGAAACTGGTATACAAAGCCAATTTCTTGATTACGAATTTTCGCTTGTTTGTTCGCACTTAAAATATCTAAGCGCTGCCCTTTAAAGAACACTTCCCCATCAGTAGGTTCATCTAATGCCCCTAAAATGTGCAACAGTGTACTTTTTCCTGAGCCAGATGATCCTACGATAGCAACCAACTCATTGTCAGCAATTTCTAAATCAACTTGCTTTAAAACTTCAGTCTCAAACTGCCCTTCTTTATAGGTTTTACAAAGTTGGTGACAAGATAACAACGCATTATTCATAACGAAGAGCCTCAGCAGGACGGACAGCGGCCGCACGATAAGAAGGAAAAACAGTCGCTAATAAACTCAAGCTTATAGCGCCTAAAATAACAAACATAATTTGCATCGGTTCAATCAAGGTTGGTAATGTGCCACCGATCGATGCTAAATCAACACCCAACACAGAGATAATGGTATTGAGATAATGCGCGACTAACGCGCCGAGCAAACCACCTAATAATGCACCGATAACACCACTACTTGCACCTTGAACAATAAAAATCGTCAAGACTTGGCGGTGAGTCATACCTTGGGTTTTTAATATTGCAACTTCTGATTGTTTCTCCATCACCACCATCACTAAAGCAGAAATGATGTTAAAAGCCGCCACACCAATGATCAAACCAAGCATCAAGCCCATCATATTCTTTTCCATTTTTACAGCTTGGAAAAGTTCACCGCGCTGCTCGCGCCAATCAGACCACGTCCAATCATTAGGTAATTTCAATTTAGCTAATTCAGGAACAACGAATGGATCATCAAGGTATAAACGCCAACCTGTCATTTGATCCTGCTTATAGCGTAACAAACGTCCTGCATCTGAAATATTGGTGTATACCAATTGTTTATCAACATCAGAGCCAGTGTCATAAATACCTGAAACTTCAAACTTTCGTTGGCTCGGCATACGACCAATTGGCGTAAATTGACTTGCACTGGTCACCATTAAACGAATTTTATCGCCAGGTTGAACACCTAGTTCAACGGCCAACGCTTGGCCAATAACAACTTTAAAACTTCCAGGAGTAAGATCACTTAAGCGCCCCACCATCATATGACGTGAGATGGGATCATATTGATTAGGTTCAATACCAATCATCGTGCCAGCGGAAATTGAGTTTGCGCTTTGAATAATCGCTTCACCGCGTGTGATCGCCGTTACATCTGTCACATGTGGCAATTTTTTTAACACTTCAGGTGCGTTTTCTGATAACGGTACTCGTCCATCTGCGCTCGATACGACGGCTTGCGGTAGAACACCTAAAATTCGACCTTTTAGCTGATCTTCAAAGCCGTTCATCACAGACATAACGGTAATTAACGCTATTACACCAATAGTAATACCGGCTGTAGACATATAAGAGACAAAGCGACTAAAACGATCGCCTGATCGACCACGTAAATAACGTAAGCCAATAAAAAAAGAAACTGGATGAAACATAGGATTGAGAAACCACTCCTTTATTAGGTTGGTAAAGAATACTCGTTCACATCATCAATTACCATCCGACATGGTAAATGTAATGTAAATTCAGTGACTAAATGATAAACACTTACGCCGCTTTTCTTGCTCTAGTATGATTGCTAAGTAATAATCAGTTCAATTAAATCAAGCTTTATATGCTGTGGCTGTAAGTTATGACATCCGCTCCTATTATTAGTTTGAAATAGGATTTATTCACAGTGAGTGCGTTATGACACAACAAGATGAGTATTTTTCAGTCCAGCTAGGGCTTACTATTAACGTTGAACGTTTATCATCTAATGAAAGCGTACCTGACGAACAAGATTTCAATGCCGAAATTCCGCCTTTATTTCGTATTGCCAGCGAGTGTTCGACGTTAGAAGATAATGCCGATCGTTTATTCGCCAGTTTCAATAAAAATGAAACACAAGCATTAACGGATTACCTTGCAGCACAAAACAGTAAAATTAATCTATTACTGTCTTATGTCTTATCGCAGCAAGATGATCCTACCTATCGTTTTACTACCTTAACTTTTGGCGCAAGTAACCTTAGTTTTACCAGTTCATCTTCCTATCAGGTTGGCACTAATGTTAGAGTGAAACTGTTTTTAGATTACCCAGCCGCTGCTATTTTTTGCTACGCTGAAGTCACCGAAAGTATTGCTAGCGATGAGCAATTTATCATTAAATTGCGTTATACCCGTTTGCTTGAAGATGATCGAGATTTGCTGATCCGCGCCGCTTTATATAGCCAGCAAAAACTTTTACGCCAACGTGCTCAACAACGACAATTAAATAATAACGATGAATAATAAACACTTACTTTCTATACCCTTACCTAGTAAGGCTGGGGATAACCGTTATATCGGTAATATCAAGGGTGCAGCCCTTGCACTGTCTTTTGCAGAAGTTGCAGCATCACACAAAGGCCCTGTTCTTGCAGTGGTTCCTGATACCCAAACAGCCTTAAAACTTCAGCCAGAAATCACGCAATTTTGCGATGTTGAGGTGAACGTTTTTCCAGATTGGGAAACCCTGCCTTATGATAATTTCTCTCCACACCAAGATATTATTTCTGAACGTTTAGCGCGTTTATACAAAATGCCAAGCCAAAAATCTGGCATTATTCTGGTTCCGATCAGTACCTTACTTCAGCGTCAAACCCCAAGAGAATTCATCCACCAGCATGCTTTAATCGTAAAAGCTGGCGATCGAATGTCACTTGAAAAACTGCGCTTACAGCTTGAAGTATCTGGTTATCGCCATGTCGATCAAGTGATGGAGCATGGCGAGTATGCCAGCCGAGGCTCGCTGCTTGATTTGTTCCCAATGGGTAGTCAATCTCCTTATCGTATCGATTTTTTTGACGATGAAGTCGACTCTATTCGTCAATTTGATCCAGATAACCAACGTTCTACCGGTGAAATTGATAGTATCGATTTATTACCTGCGCATGAGTTCCCAACTGATGATATCGCAGTAGAAAACTTCCGCATGCGCTGGCGTGAACGTTTTGAAGCTCGTCGTGAACCAGAATCTATTTATCAACAAGTCAGCAAACGCACATGGCCTGCAGGTATTGAATACTGGCAACCACTGTTTTTTGATAAAACAGAAACCTTATTTGATTACTTACCTGACACGTCTTTACTTATCACGTTAGGTGATTTAGAGCCTGCCGTTGATAGCTTTTTAGCCGATGCTGAATACCGTTACGATCAACGTCGTGTTGATCCATTACGTCCTTTACTTGAACCTAAAGAACTATGGCTAACAAAAGATGAAATGTTCACAGGCTTTAAGAACCTGCCTCGCGTTCGTATTCAGTCTGAGCCTGTCGATAGCCAAAAAGCTGGCCGTTTTAATCCTGAATTAAAACCCGTACCAAACATCACAATTAATCATCAACTTAAAGAGCCGTTTGCTGAACTAAGACGCTTTGATGAGCAATTCCAAGGCAAAGTCATTTTCTCTGTTGCCTCTGAAGGCCGTCGAGAAGCACTGCTAGATCTATTAGCACGGATCAAAGTTCGTCCATTGGTTTGTAAAACCTTAGATGAAGCCCTTGATAACCCGACTAAACATAGCCTTGTTATCGGCTCGGCTGAAAATGGCTTTATTCTTGATGATCCTGCTGTTGCGTTCTTGTGTGAAAGTGACTTACTTGGTGAACGTATTGTTCAACGTCGTCGCCGCGACGATAAAAAAACCACGGTCAATGCCGATACGATCATCCGTAACCTTGCTGAACTGCAAGTGGGGCAACCTGTCGTTCACATTGATCACGGCATAGGACGTTACCAAGGTTTACAAACCCTTGAAGCGGGCGGTATTAAAACCGAGTATGTGACACTTGAATATCAAGGTGGCGCTAAACTCTATGTTCCTGTTGCATCACTACATTTAATTAGCAGTTACTCTGGTGGCGCTGAAGATACCGCACCTATTCATAAATTAGGTGGTGAAACATGGTCTAAAGCTCGCCGAAAAGCTGCAGAGAAAGTACGTGATGTGGCGGCTGAATTACTGGATGTTTACGCTAAACGTGAATTAAAACCAGGCGTTAAATTTACCCTAGATCGTGAGGCGTACGCTGAATTCAGCGCAGGTTTCCCATATGAAGAAACCTACGATCAAGCCTTAGCAATTAACGCAGTTCTGTCTGATATGTGTCAAACCAAGGTTATGGATCGCCTTGTTTGTGGTGATGTGGGCTTTGGTAAAACGGAAGTCGCCATGCGTGCTGCATTTGTGGCCGTTGATAATAACAAACAGGTTACAGTGTTAGTGCCAACTACCCTATTGGCACAACAACACTTTGAAAACTTCCGTGACCGTTTTGCAAATACGCCAGTGCGTGTCGAGGTATTATCTCGATTTAAAACAGCAAAAGAGCAAAAACAAATTTTAGCGGATGTCGAAGAAGGTAAAATCGACATC is part of the Photobacterium angustum genome and harbors:
- the lolC gene encoding lipoprotein-releasing ABC transporter permease subunit LolC, whose amino-acid sequence is MFHPVSFFIGLRYLRGRSGDRFSRFVSYMSTAGITIGVIALITVMSVMNGFEDQLKGRILGVLPQAVVSSADGRVPLSENAPEVLKKLPHVTDVTAITRGEAIIQSANSISAGTMIGIEPNQYDPISRHMMVGRLSDLTPGSFKVVIGQALAVELGVQPGDKIRLMVTSASQFTPIGRMPSQRKFEVSGIYDTGSDVDKQLVYTNISDAGRLLRYKQDQMTGWRLYLDDPFVVPELAKLKLPNDWTWSDWREQRGELFQAVKMEKNMMGLMLGLIIGVAAFNIISALVMVVMEKQSEVAILKTQGMTHRQVLTIFIVQGASSGVIGALLGGLLGALVAHYLNTIISVLGVDLASIGGTLPTLIEPMQIMFVILGAISLSLLATVFPSYRAAAVRPAEALRYE
- a CDS encoding outer membrane beta-barrel protein, with amino-acid sequence MKKNALSLLVALSVLAPVAAQAAVQLPAGTQEIGVQGNAKLGSGWHADINGTYGTFVKDNWEVGGTATVRAQDANDELSGQLGVFTEYNFVNSTNWVPYVGAAAEVGGLSLSNEGSDSNWGANAKFSAGVKYFINPNVAITSEVNYSIATDKIFSGDSYSSEQAKNSLTNIVFGTRFYF
- the lolD gene encoding lipoprotein-releasing ABC transporter ATP-binding protein LolD — protein: MNNALLSCHQLCKTYKEGQFETEVLKQVDLEIADNELVAIVGSSGSGKSTLLHILGALDEPTDGEVFFKGQRLDILSANKQAKIRNQEIGFVYQFHHLLADFTAVENVAMPLLIGGKSVSQARTCAQDMLSLVGLSHRYEHRPSELSGGERQRVAIARALVNNPSIVLADEPTGNLDHKTALEIYDLMRKLNAESGTAFLVVTHDSALAAKLDRCMHMQDGVLSQVVVEA
- a CDS encoding HdeD family acid-resistance protein, whose protein sequence is MDNPVSSMLSKGWKWFIIVGVIVALAGVFAISLPIAAGMTITTIVGTIFLVIGLVQVYHTFSIHDWKTKIWYVISALFYLIGGLFILSQPFVGLVTITVLMIATMIFNGVTRMLFGFNSRKHLAGWRWIVISGLVSTAIGVYFFTLMNNPEFSMSLLGIFVGVSLLFEGFSFIFIGTQMKKVIQNK
- a CDS encoding PilZ domain-containing protein; its protein translation is MTQQDEYFSVQLGLTINVERLSSNESVPDEQDFNAEIPPLFRIASECSTLEDNADRLFASFNKNETQALTDYLAAQNSKINLLLSYVLSQQDDPTYRFTTLTFGASNLSFTSSSSYQVGTNVRVKLFLDYPAAAIFCYAEVTESIASDEQFIIKLRYTRLLEDDRDLLIRAALYSQQKLLRQRAQQRQLNNNDE
- a CDS encoding DedA family protein: MLDSFVSIFSALWHQDFVALQNPESMVMIYVCVTFVIWLESAFLPAAPLPCDSIVILAGTLGAMGIIDFKLIVFLLIVASAIGSWLAYLQGRWLDHLPKVKGWVNMVPPHRMKTVDNLLIRHGIVALFTARFIPVVRPLLPLMMGFRIKNQAHFFRFAWLSATAWVLLLTGLGYLLTLLPEKIAKVATMVLMVAPFVTLAIAIVSLSSTWLLKRFKKSKALP
- the lolE gene encoding lipoprotein-releasing ABC transporter permease subunit LolE; protein product: MFRPLSLYIGSRFNRSKKRNRMVSFISMSSMLGIAVGVAVIIVGLSAMNGFERELQSRVLSVIPQGELQAVEPPLNNWQPLVKQIEKHPDVTAAAPYVEFTALLEKGTKLKAVGVRGVNPQEQLKVSELPRYVLNDAWSKFTAGKKEVILGQGVAKSLNVKVGDWLTAMIPNADPEMTQLRAPHRIRLQVSGILALGGEIDHKLAIVPLADAQKYMDMGQGVSGIQINVDKVLEAQRIVKEVGNTLPVYVYLKSWTQQYGYMYRDIQLVRTIMYLVMVLVIGVACFNIVSTLMMAVKDRASDIAILRTMGASDRLVKSIFIWHGVLSGVLGSVMGSIFGCLLAVNLTHIVRVIEKIIGHRFLSGDIYFIDFLPTQLAYKDVLIVSITAIILSLVATWYPARRASSLQPARVLSAK
- the mfd gene encoding transcription-repair coupling factor codes for the protein MNNKHLLSIPLPSKAGDNRYIGNIKGAALALSFAEVAASHKGPVLAVVPDTQTALKLQPEITQFCDVEVNVFPDWETLPYDNFSPHQDIISERLARLYKMPSQKSGIILVPISTLLQRQTPREFIHQHALIVKAGDRMSLEKLRLQLEVSGYRHVDQVMEHGEYASRGSLLDLFPMGSQSPYRIDFFDDEVDSIRQFDPDNQRSTGEIDSIDLLPAHEFPTDDIAVENFRMRWRERFEARREPESIYQQVSKRTWPAGIEYWQPLFFDKTETLFDYLPDTSLLITLGDLEPAVDSFLADAEYRYDQRRVDPLRPLLEPKELWLTKDEMFTGFKNLPRVRIQSEPVDSQKAGRFNPELKPVPNITINHQLKEPFAELRRFDEQFQGKVIFSVASEGRREALLDLLARIKVRPLVCKTLDEALDNPTKHSLVIGSAENGFILDDPAVAFLCESDLLGERIVQRRRRDDKKTTVNADTIIRNLAELQVGQPVVHIDHGIGRYQGLQTLEAGGIKTEYVTLEYQGGAKLYVPVASLHLISSYSGGAEDTAPIHKLGGETWSKARRKAAEKVRDVAAELLDVYAKRELKPGVKFTLDREAYAEFSAGFPYEETYDQALAINAVLSDMCQTKVMDRLVCGDVGFGKTEVAMRAAFVAVDNNKQVTVLVPTTLLAQQHFENFRDRFANTPVRVEVLSRFKTAKEQKQILADVEEGKIDILIGTHKLLNSSVNYHDLGLLIVDEEHRFGVRQKEKIKAIRANVDILTLTATPIPRTLNMAMSGMRDLSIIATPPARRLAIKTFVRQSDDAVIREAVLREISRGGQVYFLHNEVDSIEKTTEDLAKLIPEARITFAHGQMRERELEKIMGDFYHQRFNVLVCTTIIETGIDVPTANTIIMDRADNLGLAQLHQLRGRVGRSHHQAYAYLLTPHPKRMTKDAVKRLEAISSLEDLGAGFTLATHDLEIRGAGELLGDEQSGQIQSVGFSLFMEMLEQAVEALKEGKEPSLDDLLKQQTEVELRIPALLPDDYIPDINTRLSLYKRIASTSDDNEINEIKVELIDRFGLLPEAASNLLTVNSVKLKAATLGIKKIENGEKGGYFEFDQNAAINPTFLVGLLQTQPNIFRMEGPTKLKIIAEQSDRKKRIKFLEDLLEQFRQHMV